The Gillisia sp. Hel_I_86 genome has a segment encoding these proteins:
- a CDS encoding glycoside hydrolase family 16 protein, producing the protein MQSQELSLIWAEEFDGKKIDTDIWNFEKGLGHNNEEQYYTSRAKNIQIKKGLLVIEARKENYKGSKYTSARITTVDKKLFKYGRIQIRAKLPTGNGTWPAIWMLGENRYRDGYPACGEIDIMEHVGKSPTEIHGAIHYPELDNKKLNSSAKSFKIPYSEDGFHTYTIEWDEKSINYFIDDEPFHYFKIEDAEREGRDNIFQKPFYLIINLALGGKWAREIDNTIFPARFYIDYVRYYK; encoded by the coding sequence ATGCAATCTCAAGAGCTTAGTCTAATATGGGCTGAAGAATTTGATGGAAAAAAGATCGATACCGATATTTGGAATTTCGAGAAAGGTTTGGGGCATAATAATGAAGAGCAATACTATACTTCCAGAGCTAAAAATATTCAAATTAAAAAAGGTCTTTTAGTTATTGAAGCAAGAAAAGAAAATTATAAGGGTTCTAAATATACTTCGGCTAGAATAACTACTGTTGATAAAAAGCTTTTTAAATATGGCAGAATCCAAATAAGAGCAAAATTACCCACAGGTAATGGAACGTGGCCGGCAATATGGATGCTGGGAGAAAACAGATATCGGGACGGATATCCTGCTTGTGGGGAAATTGATATCATGGAACATGTTGGAAAATCCCCAACAGAGATACATGGAGCTATCCACTATCCGGAATTGGATAACAAAAAATTGAATTCTTCAGCAAAGAGTTTTAAAATACCCTATTCTGAAGATGGTTTTCATACTTATACTATTGAATGGGACGAAAAAAGCATCAATTACTTTATAGATGATGAGCCATTCCATTACTTTAAAATTGAAGACGCCGAGAGGGAAGGAAGGGATAATATCTTTCAAAAACCATTTTATCTTATCATAAATTTAGCTCTTGGAGGAAAATGGGCCCGAGAAATAGATAATACCATTTT